Below is a window of Deinococcus radiopugnans ATCC 19172 DNA.
CACGCTGAGCCAGACCCTGGAGGCTCCCGTCACGGTCATCAACGACGCGCGGGCCGCGACGCTGGGGGAATGGCACGCCCGGGGTGCGCCCGCGTCCGGAAATTTCATGTTCGTCACGGTCTCCACGGGAATCGGCAGCGGCGTGGTCCTGGGCGGCCACCTGAACGACCCGCCCGGCGGACGGGACATCGGGCTGGGCTTTGCCCGTGGCCTGAACGGTGCGCCGCTGGAAGACGGTTCGTCCGGCAGCGGCCTTCGGGCGGTGGCCCACGCGACCGGGTATCCGAACGTCGCGGCCTTGATGGACGCGGCGGAGGCGGGCCATCTCCCGGCCCAGGCGGCCCTGCGCCTCCCCCTCACGGCGCTGGCCGACCGACTGTGGGACGCCCACTGCCTGCTGGGCCTCCACACCATCTGCCTGGGCGGCAGCGTGGGCCTGCGGGCCTTCACGGCTAACGTGGTGGGCCAGGTGCTGGGCA
It encodes the following:
- a CDS encoding ROK family protein, with amino-acid sequence MPERAAPVLAVDIGGTTTRVAVVEGLSLHSRREMPTQAHDGPERLLQRLGQLISEVQPQPETVAVACTGRVHGGGVSAINTATMPGWLNIRLQATLSQTLEAPVTVINDARAATLGEWHARGAPASGNFMFVTVSTGIGSGVVLGGHLNDPPGGRDIGLGFARGLNGAPLEDGSSGSGLRAVAHATGYPNVAALMDAAEAGHLPAQAALRLPLTALADRLWDAHCLLGLHTICLGGSVGLRAFTANVVGQVLGTGMGAGGAPELQAARLGADAGLIGAAVFARQQEKGL